The proteins below are encoded in one region of Podarcis raffonei isolate rPodRaf1 chromosome 8, rPodRaf1.pri, whole genome shotgun sequence:
- the RPL22 gene encoding 60S ribosomal protein L22 — translation MAPAKKLVTKGGKKKKQVLKFTLDCTHPVEDGIMDAANFEQFLQERIKVNGKAGNLGGGVVTIERSKSKITVTSEVPFSKRYLKYLTKKYLKKNNLRDWLRVVANSKESYELRYFQINQDEEEEEEED, via the exons ATGGCGCCTGCG aagAAGCTTGTGACGAAGGGTGGCAAAAAAAAGAAGCAGGTTCTGAAGTTCACTCTAGACTGTACCCATCCAGTAGAAGATGGCATCATGGATGCTGCCAACTTT gagCAGTTCCTGCAGGAGCGGATCAAAGTGAATGGGAAAGCTGGGAACCTTGGTGGGGGTGTGGTGACCATCGagagaagcaaaagcaaaatcaCAGTCACCTCAGAGGTCCCTTTTTCCAAGAG ATACCTGAAGTACCTCACCAAGAAATACCTGAAGAAGAACAACTTGCGCGACTGGCTCCGCGTGGTCGCCAACAGCAAGGAGAGCTACGAGTTGCGATATTTCCAGATCAAccaggatgaagaggaggaggaggaagaagattaA